CCTCCAGCCGGGCGTCGTCCAGCGCGTCGAACGCGGCCCGCAGCCCCGCCCAGACCTCCTCCCAGGCCGGCTCCAGCTCGGCGGGCGTGGCCAGCCGGGCCAGGTGGTCGTAGGCGGCGGGGGAACGGCCGCGCAGCCGCTCGCCCCAGAGCCACTCGACGGCGCAGATGTGCGCCAGCGTGGCGCCCACCGAGCCCAGGCCCGTGCGCAAGTCGCGCCCGTAGGCCTCCGCCGGCAGCCGCCGGGCCGCCTCGAAGGCGCGCCGGTCGGCCCACTCGGTGTAGCGCCCGAGGCGTCGCAGATCGTCGGCCCGCACCTCCATCCCTCCTTGCCGCGGCGCGGGGCCGGTCCCGGCACGGGGGCGGTCGCACCCCCCGCACCTGCGGGGGCGAGCCGCGCGGCCGCCCGGCTCCCTCCGCGGGCCGCCCTCTTCAGCGGGCCAGCGCCCGGAGCAGCGCCGGCACCCAGGGGCTGCCCAGCCCCGTCGCCTCGTCCCAGCCGTTCTGCACCGCGAGGCTCGAATCCTGGCCGAAGCCGACCACGTACGTGTCGCCGCTCAGCGCCCCCACGTAGGTGACGCTCAGGTCGGAGGTGTCGCGCGGTGTCACGTCGCGCAGCGCCGTGCTCCCCTGGAGCGGGTAGAGGAGCGGCGCCACCTGGCCGAGGCGGCGGCCGGCCACCTGGTCGGCCAGCGCGACCACCCCCGAGAAGAGCGGGCAGCTGAGGCTGGTGCCGCCGTAGACGTAGTAGGTGCCGGCGATGTCCACCGGGACGCCGGTGTAGGGGTCGGCGTCCAGCGAGATGTCCGGGACCGCACGCATCCCCTGCGTCAGCGAGGCGGGCAGCGACTGCCAGGCGGGCTGGGCGAAGATGCGGCTGAGGCCTCCCCCGCCGCCGAAGACGAAGCCCCGGTCGAAGGCCTGGCCATCGGGCTTCCAGCCGTGCAGCGTCGTCCCCCAGGAGGTCTCGAAGCCGAAGAGGTTCTTCGGGTTCAGGAAGAGGCTGGTCCCGCCGACGCTGGTCACGTAGGGCGAGGTGGTGGGCCAGTCGGCCGAGGGATAGCCCAGGTGGATCACCTCGTCACCCGAGTCGCCGGAGGAGTTCTGCACGCTCATCCCCTGCGCGGCCGCCTCCATGAAGATGCGCTCCGCCGCCCGGACGGTGGCCGGGCTCATGAAGGCCTCGGGCAGTCCCCAGCTGAGCGAGAGGATGTCGCCCGCGTCGTGGACCACCGCCCAGTTGACGGCCTCGAAGAGGTCGTTCTGGTTGTTGGGACTGGCCACCAGCACCAGCCGCGCGCCCGGCGCCACGGCGTGCGCCCACTCGAGGTCGAGGCCGATCTCCGCCGCCCAGCCCTGCTGGTTGGCGAAGTTGGGGTTGGCGGGCGGCAGGTTGGCGGTGCCGAAGGGCTGGACCACCTGGAGCTGCGCCGGTGGCAGGCCGTAGCGGCGGCTGAAGTCGGCCAGGTCCTGGGCGGCCGTGGAGGAGCCGAAGGCGTCCACCACCACCACCGTGGTGCCGCTGCCGTCGGCGCCCACCCGGTCGATACCGTAGCCGTGGCGGATCTGGGCGGGCTCGTAGTAGCAGGGGTGGTCGACGCTGCCCTGGCTGCCGCAGGGGACGCTGGCCGCCACCGTGGCGCCCTCGGCGGGCTGCGCGACGTTCGGCTGGAAGTAGACCGCGTCGTCCAGGCCGGAGACCGCGTCCACCACGCCCGCCAGCGCCGCGGGCACGGCCGGGTCGGCGGCGTTGGAGCGGAAGAGGACGTCCGTGTACGTCCGCCCTCCCAGGCGGACGGCGGGCAGGCGATACTCTTGGATCTGGACCTGGAAGGCCCGCTCGGCCTGGCCGACGGTGCCCTCCGCCTTGACGTAGAGCCGGTTGGGGACGGTCTCGACGACGCGGAAGCCCTGGCTCGCCAGCCAGTCCTGCACCGCCTGGTAGTCCGCCTCCGACGGGGCGTACTGTTGCAGGAAGGCGTCCACGCCGAGGCGCCCGCCGCGGGCGATGAGGCTCTCCAGCTGCGCCTCGTTCTGCAGGCGCAGCCAGACGGTCACGTCGAGGAGGGCGCCGGGGTCGGCGGCTCCGGCGGTCGTCGCCTGCGCCACCCAGGCGGGGACGTTGCCGGCCAGGCGGACCGTGGAGGCCGGGGCCGGCGCGGCCAGGCCGGCCCCGGCGGAGCTTCCCAGCACCAGGGCCGGCACCAGGAGGAGCGCCCTGGCGGCGCGGAGGACGCGCTCTCGCCGCAGCATGGTTGGTCACCTC
Above is a genomic segment from Bacillota bacterium containing:
- a CDS encoding DinB family protein is translated as MRADDLRRLGRYTEWADRRAFEAARRLPAEAYGRDLRTGLGSVGATLAHICAVEWLWGERLRGRSPAAYDHLARLATPAELEPAWEEVWAGLRAAFDALDDARLEEALTYRTTEGELFTQPAWQLALHITHHSAYHRGQVAAALRHLGAEPLPTDLVLYFRSKEGAGTAGGA
- a CDS encoding S53 family peptidase; protein product: MLRRERVLRAARALLLVPALVLGSSAGAGLAAPAPASTVRLAGNVPAWVAQATTAGAADPGALLDVTVWLRLQNEAQLESLIARGGRLGVDAFLQQYAPSEADYQAVQDWLASQGFRVVETVPNRLYVKAEGTVGQAERAFQVQIQEYRLPAVRLGGRTYTDVLFRSNAADPAVPAALAGVVDAVSGLDDAVYFQPNVAQPAEGATVAASVPCGSQGSVDHPCYYEPAQIRHGYGIDRVGADGSGTTVVVVDAFGSSTAAQDLADFSRRYGLPPAQLQVVQPFGTANLPPANPNFANQQGWAAEIGLDLEWAHAVAPGARLVLVASPNNQNDLFEAVNWAVVHDAGDILSLSWGLPEAFMSPATVRAAERIFMEAAAQGMSVQNSSGDSGDEVIHLGYPSADWPTTSPYVTSVGGTSLFLNPKNLFGFETSWGTTLHGWKPDGQAFDRGFVFGGGGGLSRIFAQPAWQSLPASLTQGMRAVPDISLDADPYTGVPVDIAGTYYVYGGTSLSCPLFSGVVALADQVAGRRLGQVAPLLYPLQGSTALRDVTPRDTSDLSVTYVGALSGDTYVVGFGQDSSLAVQNGWDEATGLGSPWVPALLRALAR